In Candidatus Pacearchaeota archaeon, the genomic stretch ATACCTTGAGGGTGACTTACGAAGAATTATCTGACAAAGAAGCTAAAGATACTCACCTTAAAACATTCGGGCTAAACAATATAAATTAATTAAAGCTCCTTTAGTGAAAGCTTTTCTTATGGCTCAAATAAGCGAAAATTCCTACAATTTTTATAAAATTTTAATTCCAAAATTTTTTAATTCTTCTGCAAGTCTATTTATTGGTAAACCCATTGCATTAAAAAAGTCACCATCAATTTTTTCTATCAGAATAGCTCCCATATCTTGAATAGAATATCCGCCAGCTCGTTCTAGTGGTTCGCCAGTTTTGATATAGGCCTCTATCGTTTCTGGAGACATTTTCTTCATAAAAACTTTGGTTGTTTCATGAAAGGAAACCATGTGATTATTACTAGTATCAATAATTGTAACACCTGTAATAATATTGTTTTCTCTTCCGTTTAACATATTTAACATTTCCCTAGCTAATACTTCTGTTTTAGGCTTACCTAAACATTTATTATTATAAACAACAAAAGTATCAGCGGCAATAACTATTGCATCATTGTTTTTGTCGGTAACCGACTTCGCCTTACCTAAAGAAAGATATTCTGAAAGTTCTCCAGGAGACATCTGTAAATTCATGTCCTCTTCATAATTACTTTCCTGAATGTCAAAAGAAAGACCAGTTTTTAAAAGAATCTCTTTTCTACGAGGAGAAGTTGATGCTAAAACAATTTTCTTCATATTCAAAAACAAATAAGATTTGCTATAAGTATATTCTTTCTCATAATTTTTATCAATATAGGCTAATCCAAAATTTATTCCAAGCCTATATAGTCGTTTAAGGTATATTACACGACGAACATGGCATACCTAAAACCAAAACAAGAATATGCTGATTTCTATGACCGCTTAACGGTTGATTATTGTCGGGAAAAGGAAAAAGAATTTGAGGATATAAGGAAGGCGAAAAATAAAAAGGTTCCGGAAAAAGACATTGCAGAATATCTAGACGTTTTAAATAAATTCCTTGCGTTAGGAATGTATTGTATTATTGGCGACAAATATGAACAAAAAGAGAAAACTATTAAGGAATGAATGGAAAGAGATAGGAAGAAAGATGAAAAGCTCGAAAACGCCGAACCTCCATTGGGAATAAAATGCTTGGTTTGTGGTAGTGAAATGGATCCTAATTTCAGAGACCTGTTCGGAAGTGAAGAGCGGGTCATATTTATGTATGACTGCCCGAAAGGATGTCATCGCAGAGCTTTCTATGTGGGCGGAGAAGAATATATCCCAAAACATCTTGATGGAGATATAGACTTATCAATTCCTGAAAAGAAACCCGATCCTGATTTCCTAAAAGATAGGGAAAGGTTTTGTCTTACAGAAGAAAAGGGAAGAGAGTATATAACAGCAAAGGAAAGTATAGAAAAATCTACCGAGCACATGAGAATGCTTGATGAAAAAGAGAAAAATCAAGAAGCTCTATCTAAAATAGAAAAGCTAACAGCTTTTGAATTAGAAAAATTCCTTTCACCTAAACTAGGAAGGCAAGGATATATGGGTTTTAAGTTTGGAACGCCAGAAATAGGGAAGGAGGTCTTTTTACCTTTTACCGTTACCGATACTCATCCAAGAGGAGAAAGAGAAAGCTCATATGACCTAAAAAGGCTTGTCCATAAGGTATTAGAGGGTGTAAACTGGAGACTAATGAGTGATGGCATCTCTTATCGTGTCGGAATCCTTTCGGGAAGGTTGAGAGCATATGAAAAAGATGAAGATATATTAAAATTAATTAAATGATATGGCAGTTGATAAAGCCTTTAATATAAAAATTGAAACGCAATATTTGCATCCTGAATATCTAATAAATTCAGAGAAACAGGAATTCATAGGAACCACAGGGTTATTAAAAATTTTTGAGTTAACATCGCCCAATTCATTAAAGCCGTTTTTCTGGGGTCGTTGGGATCCCAAAGAAAAAGTAATGGACATTGATATTTACAACACGAATAATAATACCAAAAAATATTTTAAAAATAATAAAAAAAATTGTAGAGGTCATCACCCTGAATTGATTGATATAGTCAATAGAACATTTAAAGTGTCGATTTCTATATTAGGAGAAAATATTTATCAAGGTCTTGTATTCTTCAGCATAAATCACACATTACGTGCAGAAACAGGTATATTTGCAGTAACTGGATTTCCAGTGAATTTTGAGCTAGTAAGAAATAATTTGTTTTCGAAAATAATAAGTAAAATATGGCCTCAATCAAAGAAGAAATAGGTGTTAAAATTTATGACTATCTAGAGAAGGTGGCAAATAAAGAAGTTGCATTAGCAATGCAGTTTCCAATAGTTGATCAATACAAGCAAGATCGTTATTATTCAAGACATCAATTAATATCGACACTACTTGCAGAGTTTGAATATTTTCAAGAAAAAGGACTGCAATATACTCCAACAGATATAGTAAATATACTATTTGAAGCGAAACTACTTTTTGCCGTTAAGACTGAAAAGGAATTTGATCAAAGAAGAGGAGGAGGTAGATTTATGGTAGAATCTCCATTTCTATTTATGTGGGAAGAAAGAGATCAAACTATAGAAAAAGTAATTGAATTTCATCTGCAAAACATTGCAATCTCAATTTACGAAAAAACTCTAATTACCGAAATTAGAGATTTTATCGCTGATAATAATCTTGGCAATTCTACATTATTTTTTATAAATTTATTCAAAAAACTTTCCCTTCCTTTCCACTCATTTTTTGACGAATCAACTCTTATTGAAGAATATAAAAAATTTAATTTCGACTCAAGAGAACCTACCTTGATTGAGGCAAGAAAATTTTTTAATAGTCCTTCTTTTGGGTATACAATGATAGGATCAGATAGTTATGTTTATTATTATGCTTCTACTCAATTAAGAGCCTTCCTCAATTTACTTCGAATCGCTGGATTCTTGCATCATGGACAAGTTGATTTTGGAGGATGGGGAGCCGAACTGATGGCACCCACAGGCTCAGTTTTATTGGGAACAAATTCGATGGGAGTATTATTCTGGGATGAAGATAAAAAAGAACCTTGGGAAAAAATACCCGACGGATGTCTTTATAGATCTTTTGGATACAGAGGCCTTACTAAAATATTTCTTGATGATAGAACATTTAAGGGAATCGAAAATATTTTTATTGAAAATAGCATAATATTCGAAAAGTTAAAAAAACCTTGGAGTAAGACTAGTATTTATGATATTGCACCATCATTAGATATTCTAAGTTCTGCAACTCAAATGCCTGACTTGGGTGCTAAAATACTACAAATTTACTGTTGTCTTGAGCATCTTTTTGTTCCCAAAACAGTAAGAAAAGATAATGTAAAATACATTATTGGAGGTATAAATGCTCTTAAACCAAATCTAATTCCATGGTTTGACAACTTATATAAATTACGATGCGATTACGCACATAAAGGCTTTGTCCAGCGCAATGATGAAACCTTAGGTTTAGTTTTTGATTCTATAAAAAATACGCTTATCTTGCTTACTGCGAAATTAAAACAATAAATAAGACATGTAACACACCCTTTTATACTGTCTCATTTGTCTCATTTTCCTAGACCCTGATA encodes the following:
- a CDS encoding Maf family protein translates to MKKIVLASTSPRRKEILLKTGLSFDIQESNYEEDMNLQMSPGELSEYLSLGKAKSVTDKNNDAIVIAADTFVVYNNKCLGKPKTEVLAREMLNMLNGRENNIITGVTIIDTSNNHMVSFHETTKVFMKKMSPETIEAYIKTGEPLERAGGYSIQDMGAILIEKIDGDFFNAMGLPINRLAEELKNFGIKIL